A section of the Streptomyces sp. Je 1-369 genome encodes:
- a CDS encoding SH3 domain-containing protein — MRIALSAGAAALLTLGTAAATATAAPAHDNDSVIWGTVVSGPDLKVRDEPSTHGSILTKMPYGSEDRVKCAVRGMSVHGNPHWYWLEGVRGWVSAEYVDTGGRHVPSCGSSSEDPCPQWRDRDHHQDCDPCGYRDH; from the coding sequence ATGCGAATCGCTCTGAGCGCGGGGGCCGCGGCGTTGCTGACCCTCGGGACCGCTGCCGCCACCGCCACCGCCGCTCCCGCCCACGACAACGACAGCGTCATCTGGGGCACCGTCGTCTCGGGTCCGGACCTGAAGGTCAGGGACGAGCCGAGTACGCACGGCTCGATCCTGACGAAGATGCCGTACGGCAGCGAGGACCGCGTCAAATGCGCCGTGCGGGGCATGTCCGTCCACGGCAACCCGCACTGGTACTGGCTGGAGGGCGTCCGCGGCTGGGTGAGCGCGGAGTACGTCGACACGGGCGGCCGTCACGTGCCGAGCTGCGGCTCGTCGTCCGAGGACCCGTGCCCCCAGTGGCGCGACCGGGACCACCACCAGGACTGCGACCCGTGCGGATACCGCGACCACTGA
- a CDS encoding helix-turn-helix domain-containing protein encodes MVKLRDLNPSASPLDYYGSELRRLREAAGLSQSQLGSCVFVTASLIGQVETTRRVPTRDFSERVDAALGTDGLFSRLVGLVLRSQLPTWFQAYAEMEARANFISTYQCQLVYGLLQTEAYARALLGVDHPGREAELVAARMERQRILERGTPPALWVVLGEAVLHQEVGGQDVMRGQLARLVEFRDHPWVQVQVLPYSVGQHTGMMGSFTLLRFEDDPDLFYAESYDTGHMTANSTVIRERSVGYARLQSCALSTDGSAELIARVMEERYGKRAAPDGRTVA; translated from the coding sequence ATGGTCAAACTGCGCGACCTCAACCCCAGCGCGTCCCCGCTCGACTACTACGGCTCGGAGCTGCGCCGCCTGCGGGAGGCGGCGGGCCTCAGCCAGTCGCAGCTGGGTTCGTGTGTCTTCGTCACGGCGTCCCTGATCGGCCAGGTCGAGACGACGAGGAGGGTGCCGACGAGGGACTTCTCCGAACGGGTGGACGCGGCGCTGGGGACGGATGGTCTCTTCTCGCGGTTGGTGGGGCTCGTGTTGCGGAGCCAGTTGCCGACGTGGTTTCAGGCGTACGCGGAGATGGAGGCGCGGGCCAACTTCATCTCCACGTACCAGTGCCAGCTGGTGTACGGGCTGTTGCAGACGGAGGCGTATGCACGGGCGCTACTCGGGGTCGATCACCCTGGCAGGGAAGCTGAGTTGGTGGCAGCTCGGATGGAGAGGCAGCGCATCCTTGAACGAGGCACCCCGCCGGCCCTGTGGGTGGTGCTCGGTGAGGCGGTCCTGCACCAGGAGGTCGGTGGTCAGGACGTCATGCGTGGCCAACTGGCACGTCTGGTGGAGTTCCGGGACCACCCGTGGGTGCAGGTCCAAGTACTGCCCTACTCGGTCGGGCAGCACACGGGGATGATGGGCTCGTTCACGCTCCTTCGCTTCGAGGACGACCCGGACCTCTTCTATGCGGAGAGCTACGACACCGGCCACATGACTGCCAACTCCACAGTGATCAGGGAGCGTTCTGTCGGATACGCTCGCTTGCAGAGCTGTGCGCTCTCAACGGACGGCTCGGCGGAACTGATCGCTCGCGTGATGGAGGAACGCTATGGCAAGCGTGCAGCACCCGACGGGCGCACAGTGGCGTAG
- a CDS encoding DUF4232 domain-containing protein, with amino-acid sequence MRTFRSRSTVLGRPTVLSRSTVLGRSTVLAATGAAVLALSLTACGGSSDTKAAEPAGATVAATETTVTVGASHDVKAAGATVAAAPVCTTKDVTISAARHGGPPYTHIVLTAKNTSGHSCKMTGFPEIQFLESHKQDVPAVAKSKPASPVVLKAGAPAYALVKISDGGVDETNEPVSAFQVTLQGGGGRAAVRAPGSAGIAVDPAKALTGYWTYELRNGADDF; translated from the coding sequence ATGCGCACGTTCCGCAGCCGCTCCACCGTTCTCGGCCGCCCCACCGTTCTCAGCCGTTCCACTGTTCTCGGCCGCTCCACCGTTCTCGCCGCGACCGGCGCCGCCGTGCTCGCCCTGTCCCTCACCGCCTGCGGCGGCAGCTCCGACACGAAGGCGGCGGAGCCGGCCGGGGCGACGGTGGCGGCCACCGAGACCACGGTCACCGTCGGCGCGTCCCACGACGTGAAGGCCGCGGGCGCCACCGTGGCCGCCGCGCCCGTCTGCACCACCAAGGACGTCACCATCAGCGCCGCGCGCCACGGCGGCCCGCCCTACACCCACATCGTCCTGACCGCGAAGAATACGTCGGGCCACAGCTGCAAGATGACGGGCTTCCCGGAGATCCAGTTCCTGGAGAGCCACAAGCAGGACGTGCCCGCGGTCGCCAAGAGCAAGCCCGCGTCCCCGGTCGTCCTGAAGGCGGGCGCTCCCGCGTACGCGCTGGTCAAGATCTCGGACGGCGGCGTCGACGAGACCAACGAGCCCGTCTCGGCCTTCCAGGTGACGCTCCAGGGCGGCGGCGGGAGGGCCGCGGTCAGGGCCCCGGGCAGCGCCGGCATCGCGGTCGACCCGGCGAAGGCGCTGACCGGCTACTGGACGTACGAGCTGCGCAACGGCGCGGACGACTTCTAG
- a CDS encoding SGNH/GDSL hydrolase family protein: MISRARTSLATTLTATAAALALTAGLAVAGAQASPSERGQRGTSWSAAWAGSPQRPSTGFKPNWSEAGFDDQTLRQVVRVTEGGDRARIRLSNAYGSSPLRIESATIARTEKGVPAAVEKGSLTRLTFGGESGVTIPAYGQLASDAAGLDLKPFESVTVTLHLSGTTGPATFHSQSFATSYRADGDHTSDTGGRAFGESTESWYYLSGVDVGGPRSSRAPAERDGVVLFGDSITDGFASSTDRDRRWSDALAERLDKAGKPRPVLNSGIGGNMVLNDSAWYGEKSANRFSRDALDLPGVGTVVVLEGLNDIGYSETDKPTYKPAPVVSARELIAGHRELIREARAEGVRVVGATLLPLGGSDHYGKHAAAVSDEFNEWVRTSGEYDAYVDFDKALADPKDPERIAPAYDSGDHLHPNDAGYRAMARAVDLETL; the protein is encoded by the coding sequence ATGATTTCGCGTGCCCGCACTTCCCTCGCGACCACCCTCACCGCCACCGCCGCCGCCCTCGCCCTGACCGCCGGGCTCGCCGTGGCGGGGGCTCAGGCCTCGCCCTCGGAGCGGGGCCAGCGCGGTACGTCCTGGAGCGCCGCCTGGGCCGGCTCCCCGCAGCGCCCCAGTACCGGCTTCAAGCCCAACTGGTCCGAAGCCGGGTTCGACGACCAGACCCTCCGCCAGGTCGTCCGCGTCACCGAGGGCGGCGACAGAGCCCGCATCCGGCTCTCCAACGCGTACGGGAGCTCGCCGCTGCGGATCGAGAGCGCGACGATCGCCCGTACCGAGAAGGGGGTGCCGGCGGCCGTCGAGAAGGGGTCGCTCACGCGGCTCACCTTCGGTGGGGAGTCGGGCGTCACCATTCCCGCGTACGGGCAACTCGCCAGTGACGCCGCGGGGTTGGACCTCAAGCCGTTCGAGTCCGTCACCGTCACCCTCCACCTCTCCGGTACGACAGGGCCCGCCACCTTCCACTCCCAGTCCTTCGCGACCAGCTACCGCGCAGACGGCGACCACACCTCCGACACGGGCGGCCGGGCCTTCGGCGAGTCCACCGAGTCCTGGTACTACCTCTCCGGCGTCGACGTCGGCGGCCCGCGGAGTTCCCGGGCCCCCGCTGAGCGCGACGGCGTCGTCCTCTTCGGCGACTCCATCACCGACGGGTTCGCCTCCTCCACCGACCGCGACCGCCGATGGTCCGACGCGCTCGCCGAACGCCTCGACAAGGCGGGCAAGCCGCGCCCCGTCCTCAACTCCGGCATCGGCGGCAACATGGTCCTCAACGACTCCGCCTGGTACGGCGAGAAGAGCGCCAACCGGTTCTCGCGCGACGCCCTCGACCTGCCCGGCGTCGGCACGGTCGTCGTCCTCGAAGGCCTCAACGACATCGGCTACAGCGAGACCGACAAGCCCACCTACAAGCCCGCCCCTGTCGTCTCCGCCCGTGAACTGATCGCGGGTCACCGGGAGTTGATACGTGAGGCGCGTGCTGAAGGCGTACGTGTCGTCGGTGCGACTCTTCTCCCCCTCGGCGGCTCCGACCACTACGGCAAGCACGCCGCCGCCGTGAGCGACGAGTTCAACGAGTGGGTGCGTACGTCCGGCGAGTACGACGCGTACGTCGACTTCGACAAGGCCCTCGCCGACCCGAAGGACCCCGAGCGCATCGCCCCCGCGTACGACAGCGGTGACCACCTGCACCCGAACGACGCGGGATACCGGGCCATGGCCCGCGCGGTGGACCTGGAGACCCTGTGA
- a CDS encoding MarC family protein, with protein MQDAPPHDRSERSSWAWTEASGPDAPDPVSGVRQLLMPYVVSPLAMTAVLIEGAARDSWTWRSTVVGAYVTVIVVDLLCVVVPARILSRTHHATIELLGRLLGLLLAAVGVDLVLDGLTSLGVPADRGGH; from the coding sequence GTGCAGGATGCCCCCCCCCATGACCGCTCTGAGCGGTCCTCGTGGGCCTGGACGGAGGCCTCGGGCCCCGACGCGCCGGACCCGGTCAGCGGGGTACGGCAGCTGCTCATGCCGTACGTGGTGAGTCCCCTCGCGATGACGGCGGTACTGATCGAGGGCGCGGCGCGGGACTCCTGGACGTGGCGGTCGACGGTGGTCGGCGCGTACGTCACCGTGATCGTGGTCGACCTGCTGTGTGTCGTCGTACCGGCGCGCATCCTCAGCCGCACGCACCACGCGACGATCGAACTCCTCGGCCGGTTGTTGGGGCTGCTGCTCGCGGCGGTGGGTGTGGACCTGGTCCTTGACGGCCTGACGTCACTCGGCGTCCCGGCGGACCGGGGCGGACACTGA
- a CDS encoding MFS transporter: MTTTGDTITTVRQKLVLVLLLGSQFMIAVDFSILNVALPVVGEGLGFSLSGLQWIATSFALAAAGFTLLLGRIGDLFGRKRLFIGGMALLGLSSALGGLATSPEVLLTARVLQGLATAAVTPAGLALLTTAFREGPLRDRALGLNGALMSAGFTTGAILGGLLTELLSWRWAFLINVPVAAAVVALAPTLLTESRIVCKHRLDLPGAVTVTGGLLALVHGLTRAGESGWSDPLTLGALLTGGGLLVAFWFVEQRSPAPLVPVRIMRRRSVVWGNTAGLVAFATETSLVFLMTLYLQEVLGYSALSTGLAFGVLGVGTVVGGVLGGRAVSRFGGRATILGGGVVQAAATVSLVALGTSGGWLYLLLAATFVGGVGNMLLIVGFMVTATSGVADSEQGLATGLATMTQQVGITLGIPVMSAIVAAARTGGHGGLGDPQGVLSGVSVAVAVNSGLVLAASLLVAHRLGGDRGKGPAHSVV, encoded by the coding sequence ATGACCACGACCGGCGACACGATCACTACCGTGCGTCAGAAGCTCGTCCTGGTCCTCCTCCTCGGCTCCCAGTTCATGATCGCCGTGGACTTCTCCATCCTGAACGTCGCCCTGCCCGTCGTCGGTGAAGGTCTCGGCTTCTCGCTCTCCGGGCTCCAGTGGATCGCCACCTCCTTCGCCCTCGCCGCCGCCGGATTCACGCTCCTCCTCGGCCGGATCGGCGACCTCTTCGGGCGCAAGCGGCTCTTCATCGGCGGCATGGCGCTGCTCGGCCTCTCCTCCGCCCTCGGCGGCCTCGCCACCTCGCCGGAGGTCCTGCTCACGGCGCGGGTGCTGCAAGGACTCGCCACGGCGGCCGTCACCCCGGCCGGGCTCGCCCTGCTCACCACCGCGTTCCGTGAGGGGCCGCTGCGGGACCGGGCCCTCGGCCTCAACGGCGCGCTGATGTCGGCCGGCTTCACCACCGGCGCCATTCTCGGCGGGCTCCTCACCGAACTGCTCTCCTGGCGCTGGGCGTTCCTCATCAACGTGCCCGTCGCGGCCGCCGTCGTCGCCCTCGCGCCGACCCTCCTGACGGAGTCGCGGATCGTGTGCAAGCACCGCCTCGACCTGCCGGGCGCGGTCACCGTCACGGGCGGGCTGCTCGCCCTCGTCCACGGGCTCACGCGGGCCGGTGAGAGCGGCTGGAGCGATCCTCTCACGCTGGGCGCGCTGCTCACGGGCGGCGGGCTGCTCGTCGCCTTCTGGTTCGTGGAGCAGCGCTCGCCCGCGCCGCTCGTACCCGTCCGCATCATGCGGCGCCGGTCGGTCGTCTGGGGCAACACGGCGGGCCTGGTCGCCTTCGCCACGGAGACCTCGCTCGTCTTCCTCATGACGCTCTATCTGCAAGAGGTGCTCGGCTACTCCGCCCTCTCCACCGGGCTCGCCTTCGGCGTTCTCGGCGTCGGCACGGTGGTCGGCGGGGTGCTCGGCGGGCGGGCCGTGAGCCGGTTCGGCGGGCGGGCGACGATCCTCGGCGGGGGTGTGGTGCAGGCCGCCGCCACCGTGTCGCTGGTCGCGCTGGGGACGTCCGGCGGGTGGCTGTATCTGCTGCTCGCCGCGACGTTCGTGGGCGGCGTCGGCAACATGCTGCTGATCGTGGGGTTCATGGTGACCGCGACATCGGGTGTCGCCGACTCCGAGCAGGGACTCGCGACCGGGCTCGCGACGATGACCCAGCAGGTCGGCATCACGCTCGGCATTCCGGTGATGAGCGCGATCGTGGCGGCGGCCCGGACAGGAGGCCACGGGGGGCTCGGGGACCCGCAGGGCGTCCTGTCCGGGGTGAGTGTCGCTGTGGCCGTCAACTCCGGTCTGGTGCTGGCCGCTTCACTGCTCGTCGCGCACCGGCTCGGCGGTGACCGTGGGAAGGGCCCGGCTCACTCGGTCGTGTAG
- a CDS encoding DUF397 domain-containing protein, which produces MASVQHPTGAQWRRSSYSGTSGGECVECAPLNGATWQKSTHSGSSGGDCIELAQAQCNGTVGVRDSKNPTGPTFTVTRTAFTRFVAAAASGDLTRPAR; this is translated from the coding sequence ATGGCAAGCGTGCAGCACCCGACGGGCGCACAGTGGCGTAGGTCGTCCTACAGCGGCACGAGTGGCGGCGAGTGCGTCGAGTGCGCACCCCTCAACGGCGCCACCTGGCAAAAGTCGACGCACAGCGGCAGCAGCGGCGGCGACTGCATAGAACTCGCCCAAGCCCAGTGCAACGGCACCGTCGGTGTACGCGATAGCAAGAACCCCACCGGCCCCACCTTCACCGTCACCCGCACCGCGTTCACCCGCTTCGTCGCGGCCGCCGCTAGCGGAGATCTGACGCGACCCGCGAGGTAA
- a CDS encoding LysR family transcriptional regulator, giving the protein MERQELETFLTLAEELHFGRTAERLLLSQARVSQTLKKLERRIGAPLFERTSRVVRLAPLGRQLYDDLAPLHKEMEAAVARAKDAARGVGGELNVGFLGAGAGTLTAPILALFRERSPGVEVRMRETQFQDPLGAVRAGEIDVLFTCLPVREPDLTVGPVVINEPRLLATPVGHPLAGRTSVSLEELAGETFFGVVNGAPAYWWDFHVPPRTPSGREIRRGRAVASFQELMTLVAAGQGISPVVASVEKYYARPGVTFVPLEDVQSAEVALIHRTAGTNARVEGFIRAVRDAVEANGGPAAY; this is encoded by the coding sequence GTGGAGCGGCAAGAGCTGGAGACCTTCTTGACCCTGGCCGAGGAGCTACATTTCGGACGTACGGCGGAGCGGCTGCTGCTCTCGCAGGCGCGGGTCAGCCAGACGCTGAAGAAGCTGGAGCGCAGGATCGGCGCGCCGCTCTTCGAGCGCACGAGCCGCGTGGTGCGGCTGGCGCCGCTGGGGCGTCAGCTGTACGACGATCTGGCGCCGCTCCACAAGGAGATGGAGGCGGCGGTGGCCCGCGCGAAGGACGCCGCGCGGGGCGTCGGCGGCGAGCTGAACGTCGGCTTCCTCGGCGCGGGCGCGGGCACGCTGACGGCCCCGATCCTGGCGCTGTTCCGGGAGCGCAGCCCGGGGGTCGAGGTACGGATGCGGGAGACCCAGTTCCAGGATCCGCTGGGCGCGGTGCGCGCGGGCGAGATCGACGTGCTCTTCACCTGTCTCCCCGTCCGGGAGCCGGACCTGACCGTCGGCCCGGTCGTCATCAACGAGCCGCGTCTGCTCGCGACGCCGGTCGGCCACCCGCTGGCCGGGCGGACCTCCGTCTCTCTGGAGGAGCTCGCGGGCGAGACGTTCTTCGGCGTCGTGAACGGGGCGCCCGCGTACTGGTGGGACTTCCACGTGCCGCCGCGCACGCCGAGCGGCCGTGAGATCCGCCGGGGCCGGGCGGTGGCGTCGTTCCAGGAACTGATGACGCTGGTCGCGGCGGGCCAGGGAATCTCACCGGTCGTCGCGTCCGTGGAGAAGTACTACGCGCGCCCCGGCGTCACGTTCGTCCCCCTGGAGGATGTGCAGTCCGCCGAGGTCGCACTGATCCACCGCACGGCGGGGACGAACGCGCGGGTGGAGGGGTTCATCCGGGCGGTACGGGATGCTGTTGAGGCCAACGGGGGGCCTGCGGCGTACTAG
- a CDS encoding abortive phage infection protein — protein MRDDVGGISRGRFLVGSAAVGAAVATGALTAGAGKAAAGVAPLDGAGDRRGLRYRGVCYEVGDGDGPATAWSAGRMRRDLHAIRHELHANSVSVYGTGVDRLAATASEAAERGLHVWLQPRLADVPERDILDHLAETGRHAERMRRQGARVYLSVGCEFVLFVPGIVPGDDALERVQNILKGNYDPQHMAREVRRFVGLAAKTGRRVFRGPLTYGAAHDDDVDWSLFDLISVNYYGYHGNAKGYVKDLTPHTRWGKPVAITECGSCTYEGAPQDGGMGWYESIDYTADPPEITGALVRSERTQAAYLSDVFDVFESMNLHAALVYQFVSPELPHRPDSPRHDLDVASYGLAKALRKRPDDPASPWHWEPKESFRALAHRFARAERR, from the coding sequence GTGCGGGACGACGTCGGTGGGATCAGCAGGGGACGGTTTCTGGTGGGGAGCGCGGCCGTCGGGGCCGCCGTCGCCACTGGGGCGCTGACGGCGGGGGCCGGGAAGGCCGCCGCCGGTGTGGCCCCCCTCGACGGAGCGGGGGACCGGCGGGGGCTCCGGTATCGCGGTGTCTGTTACGAGGTGGGGGACGGGGACGGGCCCGCCACCGCGTGGAGTGCGGGACGTATGCGGCGCGATCTGCACGCCATCCGGCACGAGCTGCACGCCAACTCCGTCTCCGTGTACGGCACCGGCGTCGACCGCCTCGCCGCCACCGCCTCCGAAGCCGCCGAGCGCGGGCTCCACGTCTGGCTTCAGCCGCGCCTCGCCGACGTCCCGGAGCGGGACATCCTCGATCATCTCGCCGAAACCGGTCGGCACGCCGAACGCATGCGGCGGCAAGGGGCTCGCGTGTACCTCAGCGTCGGGTGCGAGTTCGTGCTGTTCGTGCCCGGGATCGTGCCGGGGGACGACGCGCTGGAGCGGGTCCAGAACATCCTCAAGGGAAACTACGACCCGCAGCACATGGCCCGGGAAGTGCGGCGCTTCGTCGGGCTCGCCGCGAAGACAGGTCGCCGCGTATTCCGGGGTCCTCTGACTTACGGTGCCGCTCACGACGACGACGTCGACTGGTCCCTCTTCGACCTCATCAGCGTGAACTACTACGGGTACCACGGGAACGCGAAGGGCTACGTCAAGGACCTCACCCCGCACACCCGTTGGGGCAAGCCCGTCGCCATCACCGAGTGCGGCTCCTGCACGTACGAAGGGGCTCCGCAGGACGGCGGCATGGGGTGGTACGAGTCGATCGACTACACCGCGGATCCTCCGGAGATCACGGGTGCACTCGTGCGCAGCGAGCGTACCCAGGCCGCTTACCTCTCCGACGTCTTCGACGTCTTCGAGTCCATGAACCTGCACGCCGCGCTGGTCTACCAGTTCGTCAGCCCCGAGCTGCCGCACCGACCGGACTCCCCCCGCCATGACCTCGACGTCGCCAGTTACGGGCTCGCCAAGGCCCTGCGGAAGCGGCCCGACGACCCCGCCTCCCCCTGGCACTGGGAGCCGAAGGAGTCCTTCCGGGCGCTGGCCCACCGTTTCGCGCGCGCAGAGCGTCGATAG
- a CDS encoding PH domain-containing protein encodes MALFGNAHTVDPMKAQNEYARLLGHGEQVHAAYTLIRDTMLFTDRRLIMVDKQGITGKKVEYHSVPYRSITHFAVETAGHFDLDAELKIWVSGNPTPMQKTFTKGVDIYEVQAILTQFVAR; translated from the coding sequence ATGGCACTGTTCGGAAACGCGCACACCGTAGATCCGATGAAGGCGCAGAACGAGTACGCGCGCCTGCTCGGACACGGCGAGCAGGTGCACGCCGCGTACACGCTGATACGCGACACCATGCTGTTCACGGACCGTCGACTGATCATGGTCGACAAGCAGGGGATCACCGGCAAGAAGGTCGAGTACCACTCGGTGCCGTACCGCAGCATCACGCACTTCGCCGTGGAGACGGCGGGCCACTTCGACCTCGACGCCGAGCTGAAGATCTGGGTCTCCGGCAACCCGACGCCGATGCAGAAGACGTTCACGAAGGGCGTCGACATCTACGAGGTCCAGGCGATCCTGACGCAGTTCGTGGCTCGCTGA
- a CDS encoding ANTAR domain-containing response regulator: MTPQQQLADVFVALAGSATEGSPEVPEILAILADRSPSLLQVRAASVVYAPDGREKAQASGSDPEVTRLEREALTWREGPGHAPHGTDAHLAAPLPLDGAPTRHRWPRYTPAALALGHTHVVAVPLQVPDRALGALVLFSDQGDVPSADARALGRSLADFTAVTLHRAQEAEQGRTLTSQLERALTSRVVIEQAKGVLATRRSLTMDDAFDALRSHARSHRRLLNDVAREVVDGQADPALTHPPVQAAVRHDSGT; encoded by the coding sequence ATGACGCCCCAACAGCAGCTGGCCGACGTGTTCGTCGCCCTGGCCGGCAGCGCGACGGAAGGCTCACCGGAGGTACCCGAAATCCTCGCGATTCTGGCGGACCGCAGCCCCTCCCTGCTCCAGGTGCGTGCGGCGTCCGTGGTGTACGCGCCGGACGGGCGCGAGAAGGCGCAGGCGAGCGGCTCCGATCCCGAGGTGACCCGGCTGGAGCGCGAGGCGCTCACGTGGCGCGAAGGCCCGGGCCACGCCCCGCACGGCACCGACGCGCACCTCGCGGCGCCGCTGCCCCTCGATGGCGCCCCGACGCGGCATCGCTGGCCCCGGTACACGCCGGCAGCCCTCGCGCTCGGCCACACCCACGTCGTCGCCGTCCCGCTCCAGGTGCCCGACCGCGCGCTCGGGGCGCTCGTCCTCTTCTCGGACCAGGGAGACGTCCCCTCGGCCGACGCACGCGCGCTCGGCCGGTCCCTCGCGGACTTCACCGCCGTAACGCTGCACCGCGCGCAGGAGGCCGAGCAGGGCCGGACGCTCACCAGCCAGTTGGAGCGGGCCCTGACCAGCCGCGTGGTCATCGAGCAGGCGAAGGGCGTGCTCGCCACGCGCAGGTCGCTGACCATGGACGACGCGTTCGACGCGCTGCGGTCGCACGCGCGCTCCCACCGTCGGCTGCTGAACGACGTGGCACGCGAGGTGGTCGACGGGCAGGCGGACCCGGCGCTGACCCATCCCCCCGTCCAGGCCGCGGTACGGCACGACAGCGGGACGTGA
- a CDS encoding SGNH/GDSL hydrolase family protein, which produces MRKRIGKRVGKRSLWSAGLLAGALLLGACGDPGSGDAAPADLPEASGSAAPSDPSAAPSATPRERAARNAPDKPARAPKVLYLGDSLAMENQVVLGQQLKDRLGARYRSAPYSGTTLCDYLDGTGEDSLVPDKDKAAALVRAQRPDYVVLQFWGNAWGYTPCMKGITYDKRRAEYFDRYAADARRLAAQIRGAGGGQTRVVWVLQGPDPITPDRVRRVNAIYQAQARASGGLVADAGRTVAPGADRYTWVEKLPCTAYERAHEAYCTEPGAGRTALHRDKDYLHFCLAPTTAKSRPCPVRSPGIRRMAEAVTSRVASDLR; this is translated from the coding sequence ATGCGGAAGCGGATCGGGAAGCGGGTCGGGAAGCGGAGTCTTTGGAGCGCGGGGCTCCTCGCCGGGGCGCTGTTGTTGGGCGCGTGCGGGGACCCCGGCTCCGGGGACGCGGCGCCGGCGGACCTTCCCGAGGCGTCGGGTTCCGCGGCGCCCTCCGACCCGTCCGCCGCGCCGTCCGCCACGCCCCGTGAGCGTGCCGCGCGGAACGCTCCGGACAAGCCCGCCCGCGCCCCCAAGGTCCTCTACCTCGGCGACTCCCTCGCCATGGAGAACCAGGTCGTCCTCGGCCAGCAGCTGAAGGACCGCCTCGGTGCGCGGTACCGGAGCGCGCCGTACTCCGGCACGACCCTCTGCGACTACCTCGACGGCACGGGCGAGGACTCCCTCGTCCCCGACAAGGACAAGGCGGCGGCCCTCGTGCGGGCGCAGCGGCCCGACTACGTCGTCCTCCAGTTCTGGGGCAACGCGTGGGGCTACACGCCCTGCATGAAGGGGATCACGTACGACAAGCGGCGCGCGGAGTACTTCGACCGGTACGCGGCCGATGCGCGGCGGCTCGCCGCGCAGATCCGGGGCGCCGGGGGTGGGCAGACCCGTGTCGTGTGGGTCCTCCAGGGCCCCGACCCGATCACACCCGACCGCGTACGCCGCGTCAACGCCATCTACCAGGCCCAGGCCCGCGCCTCCGGTGGCCTCGTCGCCGACGCGGGCAGGACGGTGGCTCCGGGCGCGGATCGCTATACGTGGGTGGAAAAGTTGCCCTGCACGGCGTACGAGCGGGCGCACGAGGCGTACTGCACGGAGCCGGGTGCGGGGCGTACGGCTCTCCACCGTGACAAGGACTACCTGCACTTCTGCCTGGCGCCGACGACCGCCAAGTCCCGCCCCTGCCCGGTGCGGTCGCCGGGCATCCGGCGGATGGCCGAGGCGGTTACCTCGCGGGTCGCGTCAGATCTCCGCTAG
- a CDS encoding ATP-binding cassette domain-containing protein → MSSMAIETAGLVKTFGDNRAVDGIDLTVPAGTVYGVLGPNGAGKTTAVKMLATLLRPDGGEAHVFGHDVVREADAVRSRVSLTGQYASVDEDLTGLENLILLGRLTGHSKQAARGRAGQLLEAFGLTEAAARQVKNYSGGMRRRIDIAASILNTPDLLFLDEPTTGLDPRSRNQVWDIVRAVVGHGTTVLLTTQYLDEADQLAARIAVIDRGKVIAEGTKGELKASVGAGSVHVRLREAARREEAARLLGAVLDAQVQLEPDPVALTARVGTDGAGTGPGEGGAAEQASRALAELARAGITVDNFSLGQPSLDEVFLSLTGTDASHQTPAELKEEATA, encoded by the coding sequence ATGAGCAGCATGGCCATCGAGACCGCGGGTCTGGTCAAGACCTTCGGCGACAACCGCGCGGTCGACGGCATCGACCTCACCGTCCCGGCAGGCACGGTCTACGGCGTACTGGGACCGAACGGAGCGGGCAAGACCACAGCGGTCAAGATGCTCGCCACCCTGCTGCGGCCCGACGGGGGCGAGGCGCACGTGTTCGGGCACGACGTCGTGCGCGAGGCGGACGCCGTACGCAGCCGGGTGAGCCTGACCGGGCAGTACGCGTCGGTCGACGAGGACCTGACCGGCCTGGAGAACCTGATCCTGCTGGGCCGCCTCACCGGTCACTCCAAGCAGGCGGCGCGCGGCCGTGCCGGGCAGCTGCTCGAAGCGTTCGGGCTCACGGAGGCGGCGGCGCGGCAGGTGAAGAACTACTCGGGCGGCATGCGGCGCCGTATCGACATCGCCGCGTCCATCCTGAACACCCCCGACCTGCTCTTCCTCGACGAGCCGACGACGGGGCTCGATCCGCGCAGCCGCAACCAGGTCTGGGACATCGTGCGCGCGGTCGTCGGCCACGGCACGACGGTCCTCCTCACCACGCAGTACCTCGACGAGGCCGACCAGTTGGCGGCGCGGATCGCGGTCATCGACCGGGGGAAGGTCATCGCCGAGGGGACCAAGGGCGAGCTCAAGGCTTCGGTGGGCGCGGGCTCGGTGCACGTGCGGCTGCGGGAGGCCGCGCGGCGCGAGGAGGCGGCGCGGCTGCTGGGTGCGGTCCTCGACGCGCAGGTGCAGCTGGAGCCGGATCCGGTCGCGCTGACGGCGCGGGTGGGCACGGACGGGGCGGGCACGGGGCCCGGCGAGGGCGGCGCCGCCGAGCAGGCCTCCCGGGCGCTGGCCGAGCTGGCCCGCGCCGGGATCACCGTCGACAACTTCTCCCTCGGCCAGCCGAGCCTCGACGAGGTGTTCCTCTCCCTGACCGGCACGGACGCCTCCCACCAGACCCCCGCCGAGCTGAAGGAAGAGGCCACCGCATGA